A genomic region of Equus caballus isolate H_3958 breed thoroughbred chromosome 1, TB-T2T, whole genome shotgun sequence contains the following coding sequences:
- the APH1B gene encoding gamma-secretase subunit APH-1B isoform X2, producing the protein MTAAVFFGCAFIAFGPALALYIFTIATEPLRIIFLIIGAFFWLVSLLLSSLVWFLAGTITENKDGPVQKYLLMFGVLVSVFIQEVFRFGYYKILKKASEGLKNISADETALSMRLLAYVSGLGFGIMSGVFSFVNTLSDSLGPGTVGIHGDSPQFFLVSGGPVFRRFESWARTWHCSSDHAEAASHMPQLEEPTTKNTQLYVPGGFGEKKEKIKSLKKKKKKKEIERKSDTR; encoded by the exons ATGACGGCGGCCGTGTTCTTCGGCTGCGCCTTTATTGCCTTCGGGCCTGCGCTCGCCCTCTACATCTTCACCATCGCCACCGAGCCGTTGCGCATCATCTTCCTCATCATTGG agctttcttttggttggtgTCTCTACTCCTTTCCTCCCTTGTTTGGTTCTTAGCAGGAACCATTACCGAGAACAAAGATGGACCAGTACAAAAATACCTGCTGATGTTTGGAGTGTTAGTCTCAGTCTTTATCCAAGAAGTGTTCCGGTTTggatattataaaattttaaa aaaagccAGTGAAGGTTTGAAGAATATAAGCGCAGATGAGACAGCACTGTCTATGCGACTGCTGGCCTATG ttTCTGGCTTGGGCTTTGGAATCATGAGTGGCGTGTTTTCCTTTGTCAATACCTTGTCTGACTCCTTGGGGCCAGGCACGGTGGGCATTCATGGAGACTCTCCCCAGTTCTTCCTGGTTTCAG gcggcccagtgtttcgtcggttcgaatcctgggcgcggacatggcactgctcgtcagaccacgctgaggcggcgtcccacatgccacagctagaggaacccacaacgaagaatacacaactatatgtaccggggggctttggggagaaaaaggaaaaaataaaatctttaaaaaaaaaaaaaaaaaaaaa
- the APH1B gene encoding gamma-secretase subunit APH-1B isoform X3, giving the protein MTAAVFFGCAFIAFGPALALYIFTIATEPLRIIFLIIGAFFWLVSLLLSSLVWFLAGTITENKDGPVQKYLLMFGVLVSVFIQEVFRFGYYKILKKASEGLKNISADETALSMRLLAYVSGLGFGIMSGVFSFVNTLSDSLGPGTVGIHGDSPQFFLVSGGPVFRWFESWVRTWHCSSNHAEAASHIPQLEGPTTKNIQPVRGCFGEKKEKKIKSLKKRN; this is encoded by the exons ATGACGGCGGCCGTGTTCTTCGGCTGCGCCTTTATTGCCTTCGGGCCTGCGCTCGCCCTCTACATCTTCACCATCGCCACCGAGCCGTTGCGCATCATCTTCCTCATCATTGG agctttcttttggttggtgTCTCTACTCCTTTCCTCCCTTGTTTGGTTCTTAGCAGGAACCATTACCGAGAACAAAGATGGACCAGTACAAAAATACCTGCTGATGTTTGGAGTGTTAGTCTCAGTCTTTATCCAAGAAGTGTTCCGGTTTggatattataaaattttaaa aaaagccAGTGAAGGTTTGAAGAATATAAGCGCAGATGAGACAGCACTGTCTATGCGACTGCTGGCCTATG ttTCTGGCTTGGGCTTTGGAATCATGAGTGGCGTGTTTTCCTTTGTCAATACCTTGTCTGACTCCTTGGGGCCAGGCACGGTGGGCATTCATGGAGACTCTCCCCAGTTCTTCCTGGTTTCAG gcggcccagtgtttcgttggttcgaatcctgggtgcggacatggcactgctcgtcaaaccacgctgaggcagcgtcccacataccacaactagaaggacccacaacgaagaatatacaaccagtacgggggtgctttggggagaaaaaggaaaaaaaaataaaatctttaaaaaaaagaaattga